A genomic region of Plasmodium falciparum 3D7 genome assembly, chromosome: 11 contains the following coding sequences:
- a CDS encoding prefoldin subunit 5, putative, whose amino-acid sequence MACDLEKIEENEREKPNIVIQLNTLGLDELVSLTLKLEQEWKIIKKNYAILESAVVTYDKCKNAVELLNPSKYKTKNFNLFMNELERSELIKLCNKDKTPEENINKETEEKNDKENIGDISSSKENTDINEEKKDDQQEEKQIIKEDEKKSFDVHIPLTSLVYIPGKIVNTDNFLVRMGTNYYVERNSTQVIEYYNNKIKKINEQITKLKITIIEKKNEIDLCKNYIQIKRREQQMNALNMPQQPTSS is encoded by the exons atGGCATGCGATTTAGAGAAaattgaagaaaatgaaagagAAAAACCAAACATAGTAATTCAGCTGAATACGTTGGGGCTTGATGAATTAGTATCATTGACCTTGAAATTAGAACAg gaatggaaaataataaaaaagaactaCGCCATTTTAGAAAGTGCTGTTGTAACATATGACAAGTGCAAGAACGCAGTTGAACTATTGAATccttcaaaatataaaacgaagaattttaatttatttatgaaCGAACTAGAACGTTCAGAATTGATCAAATTATGTAATAAGGATAAGACACCTgaggaaaatattaataaagaaaccgaagaaaaaaatgataaagaaaatataggAGATATAAGTTCTTCAAAAGAAAACACtgatataaatgaagaaaaaaaagatgaccaacaagaagaaaaacaaataatcaaAGAAGAcgaaaaaaaatcatttgATGTACATATTCCGTTGACGTCCCTAGTTTACATTCCAG gaaaaattgTAAACACGGATAATTTTTTGGTTCGTATGGGAACAAATTATTATGTAGAGAGAAATAGCACACAGGTTATTGAGtactataataataaaataaaaaaaataaatgaacagattactaaattaaaaattaccattattgaaaagaaaaatgaaatagaTCTTTGCAAGAATTATATtcaaattaaaagaagagaGCAACAAATGAATGCTCTAAATATGCCACAACAACCAACAAGTTCATAA
- a CDS encoding CCR4-NOT transcription complex subunit 2, putative yields MENNNINLNSNKEKNLNISSTYKKCFNKDDNVHNISDNFKDDNKSVNLFLRKNEQHVDCPEIILDIENIEHTDDKKGKLCIDSSHKKPDENIKKEHQNNEHDMLEKIHKGNHIDNIFSDNKNEINFISEENKKKNIYEQDTTYGDEYLMSTEHNDAHINNDKDKICTCNEHNDAHINNDKEKNFTCYEHNGAHINNDKEKNFTCYEHNEEKIIIQKNVEVSDKKKNFNTTDKEYINKINNKNCNIQDNHHDVSHEKNMLINENVRNINDTFSKTINSKFPKEEKRNEIKKKNGNNQKTIINDDVVYDINEEHTSADEKIEKLRNDDILKSGDILKNNKILSCEEEGEEEKNELSLEEILYETTERSKSYNRKNYGLLGILKVIKMTDPNLNILAIGSDLTTLGLNLNSPNYICTSVSSPFSENPIENEEDFIKPVSYLNTKFQIRLSLLLKLQTETLFYIFYNLPRDVLQAYAASELYIRKWIYHIIYKKWFTPNNATSTINLEKCASWIYFDPLTWSKKTYNNYLNVKDDIMNVEDVTKCIEQIIKLQSYYNIHQQNI; encoded by the coding sequence atggaaaataataatataaatttaaattcaaataaagaaaaaaatctCAATATATCATCTACATATAAgaaatgttttaataaagatgataatgTACATAACATTTCTGACAATTTCaaggatgataataaatctGTTAATCTTTTTCTcagaaaaaatgaacaacATGTTGATTGTCCTGAAATTATTTTAGATATAGAAAACATCGAACATACAgatgataaaaaaggaaaattatgTATAGACTCTTCTCATAAGAAACCTGAcgagaatataaaaaaagagcaTCAAAATAATGAACATGATATGCtagaaaaaatacataaaggcaatcatatagataatatatttagtgataataaaaatgaaattaattttatatcagaagaaaataaaaaaaaaaatatatatgaacaggATACTACTTATGGTGATGAATATCTTATGAGTACTGAACATAATGATgctcatataaataatgataaagacAAAATTTGCACATGTAATGAACATAATGATgctcatataaataatgataaagagAAAAATTTTACATGTTATGAACATAATGGTgctcatataaataatgataaagagAAAAATTTTACATGTTATGAacataatgaagaaaaaataataatacaaaaaaatgtagaagtttctgataagaaaaaaaattttaatactACAGATAaggaatatattaataaaataaataataaaaattgtaatattCAGGATAATCATCATGATGTATctcatgaaaaaaatatgttgatCAACGAAAACGTAAGGAATATCAATGACACATTCTCCAAAACTATAAATAGTAAATTTCCCAAGgaggaaaaaagaaatgaaataaaaaaaaaaaatggtaaCAACCAAAAGACCATTATTAATGATGATGTGGTGTATGACATAAATGAGGAACATACAAGTGCTGATGAGAAGATTGAAAAATTAAGAAATGATGACATATTAAAAAGTGGggacatattaaaaaataataagattcTATCGTGTGAAGAAGAaggagaagaagaaaaaaacgaACTTTCCTtagaagaaatattatacGAAACAACAGAAAGATCAAAAAGTTATAATCGAAAAAATTATGGACTTTTAGGTATATTAAAGGTTATAAAAATGACAGATcctaatttaaatatattagcTATAGGTTCTGATTTAACAACACTAGGATTAAATTTGAATTCCCCTAATTATATTTGTACATCTGTTTCTTCACCCTTTTCTGAGAATCCtatagaaaatgaagaagattTTATTAAACCTGTATCCTATTTAAATACAAAATTTCAAATAcgattatctttattattaaaattacaaACGGAGactttgttttatattttttataatttaccAAGAGATGTATTACAAGCATATGCAGCATCAGAActttatataagaaaatggatatatcatattatatataaaaaatggttTACACCTAACAATGCTACAAGTACAATCAATCTAGAAAAATGTGCTTCATGGATATATTTCGATCCTTTAACATGGtcaaaaaaaacatataataattacttGAATGTGAAAGATGATATAATGAATGTAGAGGATGTTACCAAATGTATTGAgcaaataattaaattacaGTCTTATTACAACATACATCAGcaaaacatttaa
- a CDS encoding bifunctional farnesyl/geranylgeranyl diphosphate synthase: MENEQNNQDSENGLDYFRSMYDRYRDVFINHINDYVLEDDIKIIISKYYKLLFDYNCLGGKNNRGILVILIYEYVKNRDINCNEWEKVACIAWCIEILQASFLVADDIMDKGETRRNKHCWYLLKDVEIKNAVNDVFLLYNAIYKLLDVYLRNDNCYLDLITSFREATLKTIVGQHLDTNIFSDKYSHIDKDIDVNNINISQENKININMLNFKVYQNIIIHKTAYYSFFLPIVCGMQMGGISLDNLLYKKVENIAILMGEYFQVHDDYIDTFGDSKKTGKVGSDIQNNKLTWPLIKAFELCSQPEKEDIIRNYGKDNVTCIKFINDIYEHYNIRDHYVEYEKKQKMKILEAINQLHHEGIEYVLKYVMDILFTGA; this comes from the exons aTGGAGAACGAGCAGAATAACCAAGATTCAGAAAATGGTCTGGATTACTTTAGAAGT ATGTACGATAGATACAGAGATGTGTTCATAAACCATATTAATGATTACGTATTAgaagatgatataaaaattataatttcaaAATACTATAAACTATTATTTGATTATAACTGCTTAG GGGGTAAAAATAATAGAGGAATTTtagttatattaatttatgagTATGTAAAGAATAGAGATATTAATTGTAATGAGTGGGAAAAAGTGGCTTGTATag catGGTGTATAGAAATTTTACAAGCATCTTTTTTAGTAGCAGATGATATTATGGATAAGGGAGAAACACGCAGAAACAAACATTGTTG GTATTTGTTAAAAGACGTTGAAATTAAGAATGCGGTGAATGATGTGTTTCTTCTGTATAACGCTATATACAA aTTACTTGATGTATATTTGCGCAATGATAACTGTTACCTTGATTTAATTACATCCTTTAGAGAAGCCACTTTAAAAACTATAGTAGGACAACATTTagatacaaatatattttcagaTAAATACTCCCATATAGACAAAGATATagatgttaataatattaatatatctcaagagaataaaattaatataaacatgTTAAATTTTAAGGTTTATCaaaacattattattcataaaacTGCTTATTATTCATTCTTTTTACCTATTGTTTGTG gTATGCAAATGGGGGGTATATCATTGGACaatttattatacaaaaagGTCGAAAATATAGCAATTCTTATGGGGGAATATTTTCaa gtCCATGATGATTATATAGATACCTTTGGAGATTCTAAAAAGACGGGAAAAGTTGGCTCAgatattcaaaataataaattaacgTGGCCCTTGATAAAA gcATTTGAACTATGTTCACAACCTGAAAAAGAGGACATAATAAGAAATTATGGGAAAGATAATGTAACATGTATTAAGtttattaatgatatatatgaacattaTAATATCAGGGATCATTATGTGGAATATGAAAAGAAGCAgaagatgaaaatattaga agCCATAAACCAATTGCATCATGAAg gTATAGAATATGTCTTGAAATACGTAATGGACATTTTGTTTACAGGCGCTTGA
- a CDS encoding ATP-dependent 6-phosphofructokinase, with protein sequence MDIENSKKHLSELQEERRRHKITLPDMFKRKVLIKEENNDTYEKNLETKNDMCYSLNRSDDEKEYLKMKFPNIINNPIIKLYTDPYYTIHMSDKKMNTTDSINTSMDMSSYNYTTNSFMKEMINMYKPHEKLNIGILFTGQQTPGGHNIICGVFDCLKKKNKKNTLYGFMNGFQGMLKYNFMELKNEYISMFRNSGGFDMIKSSDIQIINEDQKKKCFKICRQLNLNGLVIIGDVSGNKSTAILSEYFETVYKITNEKIKSQELKEKNKEETKCKQDGEKNEKEEQQNEQDDEKNKEQQKCKQDDEKNKEQQNEQRDDEQNKEQQKCKQDDEQNKEQQNEQRDDEQINMEDNNNICEILKNYVQEDKIYKPYNIIDNNKTCVSNENKSNNNIPYDNIQSYNMSYDNISTYDFTYDNISDISDEEINKKYPKKNKSFVKTSIVSAPTCVYNEMKNKYIECSLGFDTTIFSYCQYISYLITHIQTYLQGYHFIKVMGNSSSHIALECFLQTKVNIILVTEEIKKNNLTLDQIIQFIVDVIQNRYKKYHKNYGIVIIPDGILKKITQFKKLVTSIIHIKTKFIENKINILTDLQNILSKHLIKEQQEFFKTLPDFFQIQLLEEICSQQFHYARLSTELLLTHLVKKKLEERQINDLEFHTHSYGKEVTCSLPTNFDCAYSYILGFSCVEMLQHKYNGYMCVIKKLKNLLLNVNDIEILGIPLCHIMKIKKKNKNVAQINIVEQVKSAGEKKKKIEEKDNPQEIKENGKINKAEKPTKKNKTEKKDKVTKKDKTSKKDKNNTTDRVKKSSSNIQNDNVNKKDDALTNDLCEPTDSTTNNQNKNALVIRNDPFEEFFIKRTKVNLKDDAYFIKYKKYRYMYLYEDHYRVLTGIQYEHNFCIDYDDKSLKFRNKLNSTLSSNDYITIKPNNIFSKINFTISGLTKEYFNKKEHNEEKSSMTQNNILQNGVILQNNNTYKFNYCKHSSMLSEIEKMLTASAIKFNTILIRHNTRITYINNNFFNKLYTISFIHIPKIKDFYILQDNQFHLKQNYRNVTCPKNVGVVLLSHCTPGTNNILVGLHQRLSINNFKLIGFIKGLKGLLNNDICLINDNNLKTSINIGGFPLLGVHIQYEKKTNDDQILHIHDLIKENNISKIIKSCKNNNITNLVFIGDEKVITLMNILNDIFINKDVNIKIVSIPISLYNSFDKNLIECSIGYHSMVRHISDIISNVQSNCLNINTYYYFIKIHTNISSSLILSVQLQTHCNICYIGESLNNQLTSLHTVIENISLIIIERINRMKYYGVILFSSNLIYYINDFHELCKDVDENIKNVQEIDEIVKNDILPERFQKILKKESVDLLNLLTESMKDKLLRKEKRENEDIDSNFEVMLINEIKKYIQNLMEKSKQNKELYCYKKHMNTISSPINVKNIKVYSDIDYILHFQTLIKVIDREINCFFPTHFDNSLAFSHGLLAGIAVENDLLNYVTSIKHLNLNKQNWSSSLYPGIYFINNKDDKGHFNEYPSVAPVPISMKSSQMATMKHNANTWAYSDSYIFVGPVQYSVNPDNLGYSSYIF encoded by the exons atgGATATCGAGAATTCAAAAAAACACCTAAGCGAATTACAAGAAGAAAGAAGAAGACACAAAATTACACTTCCCGATATGTTTAAAAGGAAAGTTCTTATaaaggaagaaaataatgatactTATGAAAAGAATTTAGAGACAAAAAATGATATGTGTTATTCATTGAATAGATCAGATGATGAGaaggaatatttaaaaatgaaattccctaatattattaataatccTATTATAAAACTTTATACTGATCCATATTACACAATACATATGTcagataaaaaaatgaatacaaCAGATTCAATAAATACTTCAATGGATATGTCTAGTTATAATTATACTACAAATTCTTTTATGAAAGAAAtgattaatatgtataaaccACATGAGAAATTAAATATAGGTATTTTATTTACAGGACAACAAACTCCAGGTggtcataatattatatgtggaGTTTTTgattgtttaaaaaaaaaaaataaaaaaaatactctTTATGGATTTATGAACGGATTTCAAGGAATGCTCAAATATAACTTTAtggaattaaaaaatgaatatatcaGTATGTTTAGAAATAGTGGAGGATTTGATATGATTAAAAGTAGTGATATACAAATTATTAACGAAgatcagaaaaaaaaatgttttaaaatatgtagaCAACTCAATTTAAATGGTCTTGTCATTATTGGAGATGTTTCAGGTAATAAAAGTACAGCTATCTTATCTGAATATTTTGAGACTGTTTATAAAATTACAAATGAAAAGATAAAAAGTcaagaattaaaagaaaaaaataaagaagaaacaaAATGTAAACAAGAtggagaaaaaaatgaaaaagaagaacaacaaaatgaacaagatgacgaaaaaaataaagaacaaCAAAAATGTAAACAAGATgacgaaaaaaataaagaacaaCAAAATGAACAACGGGATGAcgaacaaaataaagaacaaCAAAAATGTAAACAAGATGAcgaacaaaataaagaacaaCAAAATGAACAACGGGATGACGAACAAATTAATATGGAGgacaataacaatatatgtgaaatactcaaaaattatgtacaagaagataaaatatataaaccatataatataatagataataataaaacatgtgtatcaaatgaaaataagagcaataataatattccatatgataatatacaaaGTTATAATATGtcttatgataatatatcaacTTATGATTTTacttatgataatattagcGATATAAGTGAtgaagaaattaataaaaaatatcccaaaaaaaataaaagttttGTAAAAACTTCAATTGTTAGTGCACCAACATGTGTttataatgaaatgaaaaataaatatattgaatgCTCTCTAGGGTTTGATACAACTATATTTAGTTATTGTCAATATATAAGCTATTTAATAACACATATACAAACATATCTTCAAGgatatcattttataaaagttATGGGAAACTCCTCTAGTCATATTGCTTTAGAATGTTTCTTACAAACAAaagtaaatattatattagtcACTGaagaaatcaaaaaaaataatttaacgCTTGATCAAATTATACAATTCATTGTTGATGTTATTCAAAAtagatacaaaaaatatcataaaaattatggtATTGTTATTATACCTGATGggatattgaaaaaaattacacaatttaaaaaattagtaACAtctattattcatataaaaacaaaattcatagaaaataaaatcaatATTTTAACagatttacaaaatattttaagtaAACATTTAATAAAGGAACAACaggaattttttaaaacactTCCtgatttttttcaaatacaATTACTGGAGGAAATATGTTCCCAACAATTTCAC tatgCTAGGTTAAGTACCGAACTACTTCTCACACATTTAGTAAAGAAGAAACTAGAAGAAAGACAAATTAATGACCTTGAATTTCATACACACTCATATGGAAAGGAAGTTACGTGTTCTCTTCCTACAAACTTTGATTGTGCCTATAGCTATATTTTAGGATTTAGCTGCGTAGAAATGTTGcaacataaatataacgGATATATGTGTGTCATCAAAAAATTGAAGAATCTATTGTTGAACGTTAACGACATAGAAATATTAGGCATACCCCTTTGccatataatgaaaataaagaaaaaaaataaaaatgtagcACAAATAAACATTGTGGAACAAGTAAAATCTGCAggggagaaaaaaaaaaagatagaagaaaaagataatccacaagaaataaaagaaaacgGTAAAATAAACAAAGCAGAAAAACcaactaaaaaaaataaaacagaaaaaaaggACAAAGTaacaaaaaaagataaaaccagtaaaaaggataaaaacAATACAACAGATCGTGTGAAAAAAAGTAGTagtaatatacaaaatgataatGTTAACAAGAAAGATGATGCTCTAACAAATGATCTATGTGAACCAACGGACAGTACTactaataatcaaaataaaaatgctCTTGTCATCAGAAACGATCCTTTTGAAGAGTTTTTTATAAAGCGTACAAAAGTAAATTTAAAGGATGAtgcatattttataaagtaCAAAAAATATCGATACATGTACTTATATGAAGATCATTATAGAGTATTGACAGGAATACAATATGAACATAATTTTTGTATagattatgatgataaatcCTTAAAATTCcgaaataaattaaatagtACACTTTCTAGTAATGATTATATTACAATAAAACCAAACAATATATTTAGTAAAATCAATTTTACTATATCTGGTTTGacaaaagaatattttaataaaaaagaacataACGAAGAAAAAAGTAGTATGAcgcaaaataatatattacaaaatggTGTAATactacaaaataataatacatataaatttaattattgtAAACATTCTTCTATGTTATcagaaatagaaaaaatgtTAACAGCTTCAgctataaaatttaatactATATTAATTCGTCATAATACTagaattacatatattaataacaatttctttaataaattatatactatttcatttatacatataccCAAAATTAaagatttttatatattacaagaTAATCAATTCCATCTAAAACAAAATTACAGAAATGTGACATGTCCTAAAAACGTCGGTGTTGTTTTACTTTCTCATTGTACACCAGGAACAAATAACATACTAGTAGGATTACATCAACGATTatctattaataattttaagtTAATAGGCTTTATTAAAGGTTTAAAAGGATtgttaaataatgatatatgcTTAATTAATGATAACAATTTAAAAACGTCTATTAACATAGGGGGGTTTCCTCTTCTAGGGGTTCACATACAAtatgagaaaaaaacaaatgatgaccaaatattacatattcatgatttaataaaagaaaataatatatctaaaaTCATTAAAAgctgtaaaaataataatataaccaATTTAGTATTTATTGGTGATGAAAAAGTTATAACACTTATGAACATATTAAAtgacatatttattaataaagatgtaaatattaaaattgtttCCATTcctatttctttatataacaGTTTTGATAAAAACCTTATCGAATGTAGTATAGGGTATCATTCAATGGTTCGTCATATTAGTGATATCATAAGTAATGTACAAAGTAattgtttaaatataaatacatattactactttataaaaatacacaCAAATATATCATCTTCTTTAATATTGTCTGTTCAATTACAAACACATTGTAATATATGTTACATTGGAGAATCTCTGAATAATCAATTGACTAGCTTACATACAGTCATAGAAAATATTTCTCTGATCATTATAGAAAGAATTAACCGTATGAAATATTATGGagttatattatttagttctaatttgatatattacattaatGATTTTCATGAGCTCTGTAAGGATGtggatgaaaatataaaaaacgtTCAAGAAATAGATGAAATtgttaaaaatgatatacttCCAGagag ATTtcagaaaatattaaaaaaagaaagtgtCGATCTACTTAATTTATTAACAGAGTCCATGAAAGATAAATTAttgagaaaagaaaaaagagaaaacgAAGATATCGATTCTAATTTTGAAGTAATgttaataaatgaaataaaaaaatatatacaaaatttgATGGAAAAATCcaaacaaaataaagaattatattgCTACAAAAAGCATATGAATACAATATCAAGTCCAATAAATGTAAAGAACATCAAGGTTTATAGTGATAtagattatatattacattttcaaACATTAATTAAAGTAATCGACAGAGAAATAAACTGTTTTTTTCCTACACACTTTGATAACTCCTTGGCCTTCTCTCATGGACTCCTGGCAGGAATAGCTGTAGAAAATGACTTGCTCAATTATGTAACATCCATTAAgcatttaaatttaaataagcAAAATTGGAGTAGTTCCTTATATCCAggcatttattttataaacaatAAGGACGATAAAGGGCATTTTAACGAA tACCCCTCTGTAGCACCTGTTCCCATTTCAATGAAATCTAGCCAAATGGCTACTATGAAACATAATGCAAATACC TGGGCATACAGCGATAGCTATATTTTTGTAGGACCTGTTCAATATAGTGTAAACCCAGACAATCTTGGatattcttcatatatattttaa
- a CDS encoding multiprotein-bridging factor 1, putative, whose product MDHQDLKPVIWHKTEKKTKPKDIHEARKLGIDVEVEKKYFGGKNKSSKGNLIIENKAKIEQETENFKIDRVTPAFSRALQQARISKKLTQAQLARLVNESESVIKEYENGKAIPNNVIIQKLNKVLGVNLPSPKKK is encoded by the coding sequence aTGGATCACCAAGATCTGAAACCTGTTATATGGCACAAAACCGAAAAGAAGACTAAGCCAAAAGATATTCATGAAGCGAGAAAGTTAGGTATTGACGTAGAAgttgaaaagaaatattttggtggaaaaaataaatcaagcaaaggaaatttaataatagaaaataaagCAAAAATTGAACAAGAAACTGAGAATTTTAAAATTGATAGAGTTACACCAGCTTTTTCTAGAGCTTTACAACAAGCAAGAATTAGTAAAAAACTAACACAAGCACAATTAGCTAGACTTGTTAATGAAAGTGAATCTGTTATTAAGGAATACGAAAATGGAAAAGCAATACCaaataatgttattattCAGAAACTTAATAAAGTCTTGGGGGTCAATTTACCTTCACccaagaaaaaataa